The following proteins are co-located in the Nonlabens ponticola genome:
- a CDS encoding MFS transporter: MKQYLPKGHPRLLGAWAFYDWANSVYSLVIASAIFPIYYSGISKAAFEQGNVPAILANVNNESIIIVTTAIAFAIVSIISPILSGVADYSGNKKLFLKLFCYLGGLSSIALAFFSFDYLFASLAVYLLALVGFWGSLVFYNSYLPDVAHPEQQDAVSARGFSMGYIGSVILLVICLVLIEGGIFEDQVLPTQISFVLVGVWWMGFAQYTYKYLPKGTKKDRSQVKNVWTNGFKELKHIWKQLSANLQMKRYLGAFFIYSMAVQTVMLVATYFGTEEVAWGPDGATMGLIISILLIQLVAIVGAWLASKLSRKLGNIKTLIAINIIWALVCIYGYYVVSPIQFYITAGFVGLVMGSIQSLSRSTYSKMIPEGTTDTASYFSFYDVAEKIGIVIGMLIFAIVGEVSGSMRGSILFLVLFFVIGIILLYRVPKVKTGSSI; the protein is encoded by the coding sequence ATGAAACAATATCTACCTAAAGGACATCCTAGACTGCTAGGAGCGTGGGCATTTTATGATTGGGCCAATAGTGTTTATTCGCTAGTTATAGCTAGTGCCATATTTCCTATTTATTACAGTGGTATCAGTAAAGCGGCCTTTGAACAAGGTAACGTCCCAGCGATCCTAGCTAATGTAAATAATGAGAGCATCATTATTGTTACCACAGCGATTGCCTTCGCGATTGTTAGTATTATTTCACCCATTTTATCTGGTGTTGCAGATTACTCAGGGAACAAGAAACTGTTTTTAAAACTCTTTTGCTATTTAGGTGGATTGTCAAGTATTGCATTGGCGTTTTTCTCATTTGATTATTTATTTGCTAGTCTGGCGGTCTATCTTTTGGCATTGGTTGGTTTTTGGGGTTCGCTAGTTTTTTACAATAGTTATTTACCTGACGTTGCGCATCCTGAACAACAAGATGCAGTGAGTGCGCGAGGATTTTCTATGGGTTATATAGGTAGCGTAATTTTGTTAGTCATTTGTCTGGTCCTCATTGAAGGCGGCATTTTTGAAGATCAAGTGTTACCCACTCAAATTTCTTTTGTTTTGGTAGGCGTCTGGTGGATGGGATTTGCGCAATACACCTATAAATACTTACCCAAAGGCACAAAAAAAGATCGCTCTCAAGTAAAGAATGTTTGGACCAACGGCTTTAAGGAATTGAAGCACATATGGAAACAATTATCTGCCAACCTGCAGATGAAAAGATATCTAGGCGCATTCTTTATTTACAGTATGGCGGTTCAAACAGTGATGCTTGTTGCTACCTATTTTGGGACTGAAGAAGTCGCTTGGGGTCCAGATGGCGCCACCATGGGTTTGATTATCTCTATACTACTCATACAGCTGGTTGCCATTGTAGGAGCATGGCTCGCTAGTAAGCTTTCGCGAAAGCTAGGAAACATCAAAACACTTATTGCAATTAATATAATCTGGGCTCTGGTATGCATCTATGGTTATTATGTAGTCTCGCCCATACAGTTTTATATCACAGCTGGTTTTGTGGGTCTCGTAATGGGTTCTATTCAATCATTGTCGCGTAGTACCTATTCCAAAATGATTCCTGAAGGCACCACCGACACGGCGTCATACTTCAGTTTTTATGACGTTGCGGAGAAAATTGGGATCGTAATAGGTATGCTCATATTTGCCATAGTAGGTGAGGTGAGTGGTTCGATGCGCGGCAGCATATTGTTCCTAGTATTATTCTTTGTAATCGGAATTATCCTTCTTTATCGAGTTCCTAAAGTGAAAACTGGAAGCTCTATTTGA
- a CDS encoding CDP-alcohol phosphatidyltransferase family protein → MSKLPAQYRFIDLSDYGRPGGRWIARMLQDTRFTPIHVTVLFIISGLFAIGCILHGDYVLAALFLILKSVIDAADGELARLKKTPSYVGRYFDSIADLILNLLFLLAFMQITGSTIIWTLVAFIGLQLQGTLYHYYYVILRNNVNGDITSRISEEVQPIALPGEKQSMVNLCHSIYNVLYGPFDQFIHWLDPEAVHTKSFPKWFMTSLSIYGLGFQLLLMALLLVTGWQQAIIPGILGMTLFIFVFIAIRRLFIK, encoded by the coding sequence ATGTCAAAACTTCCTGCACAGTATCGTTTTATAGATTTATCAGATTACGGTAGACCTGGTGGTCGATGGATCGCACGCATGCTGCAGGATACCCGATTCACTCCTATTCATGTGACCGTTTTATTCATCATAAGCGGTCTATTCGCTATAGGTTGCATACTGCATGGCGATTATGTACTAGCAGCCCTGTTTTTGATTCTTAAATCTGTAATAGATGCGGCAGATGGTGAGTTGGCTCGATTGAAGAAAACGCCATCCTATGTAGGTAGGTATTTTGATTCCATTGCAGATTTGATCTTGAATCTATTATTTCTATTGGCATTTATGCAAATAACAGGATCGACTATTATCTGGACGCTCGTGGCGTTCATAGGTTTACAATTACAAGGAACGCTGTATCACTACTATTATGTAATACTGCGTAATAATGTCAATGGCGATATTACGAGCCGCATTTCAGAAGAGGTGCAACCCATTGCGTTGCCAGGCGAGAAACAGTCAATGGTCAACTTATGTCACAGCATTTACAATGTGCTTTATGGGCCGTTTGATCAATTTATACATTGGTTGGATCCTGAAGCTGTTCATACCAAATCATTTCCTAAATGGTTTATGACTTCTTTATCGATTTATGGATTAGGATTTCAACTATTGCTAATGGCATTATTGCTTGTGACTGGCTGGCAGCAGGCGATTATACCAGGTATTTTAGGTATGACGCTGTTTATCTTTGTTTTTATAGCTATCAGGAGGCTATTTATCAAATAG
- the ytxJ gene encoding bacillithiol system redox-active protein YtxJ — MDKLFRSQRDIAKDDLEGIIWEPLESIDQFHNLVRNSKLKKKVIFKHSTRCGISRMALNSFERNYVPKDQNVTYYLLDLLENRDVSNAIAEELNVTHQSPQVIILDNEQVIHTESHHGIDIKKIQELL, encoded by the coding sequence ATGGATAAGTTATTTAGGTCTCAGCGAGATATTGCTAAAGACGATCTTGAAGGTATCATTTGGGAACCTCTGGAATCAATTGATCAATTTCATAATCTAGTTCGCAACTCAAAGCTCAAGAAAAAGGTAATCTTTAAACACAGCACGCGCTGTGGTATATCGCGAATGGCTCTTAATTCTTTTGAGCGCAATTACGTTCCTAAAGATCAAAATGTCACATACTACTTACTTGATCTTTTAGAAAACAGAGATGTAAGCAACGCCATTGCAGAAGAGCTTAACGTGACACATCAATCACCGCAAGTGATCATATTAGACAACGAGCAAGTGATACATACCGAAAGTCATCACGGCATCGACATTAAAAAAATTCAAGAATTACTATAA
- a CDS encoding beta strand repeat-containing protein, translated as MKKNTSKLLTFLFVVFVSAGLQAQVVTKTVDDNTDGTLRNEIADAGIGGTVTFDPSIAGQTINVTQGPIEVGTLGNISIEGLNGESRTTIAGTSSNRIFNIDATVASIINLSDLNFTSGTASSGGAIQVSGATTVLNLNNTDFTGNTATGNAATEGGGAIFNNGAVVNVSGSSQFESNAATGTAGSGGAILNSSAGVLSIDGATFNLNSSQRAGGAIEDNANSGAVIVVDNSTFSSNNAGSSPGNGGALHITGSSSYTFNGGLIDANIAGKEGGGLWNGSGVLTINGATISNNDAQGDLVPADATAGTSVQIVGGGGIFANDGPGSVVINEGTIISNNVATGVQGSGGGILMATGTTLTINGSGDNPVEINNNSASRAGGGIEDWSLDANANTLTNVNFSGNTAGADATGFTANGGPGNGGAIHVTGPGDNVITGGTVDGNTAANEGGGFWNGSGTMSVSGTTITNNIAAGNDTEVAGAAGGGGLFNEGGTLNVTNNTTVSNNSATGAQSTGGGILNAAGVLVVSDSEISGNESNRAGGGIETNGDSSVELNNVTLDSNFTGVVTGMGAPGNGGGLHVSGAAPVTINGGTVNNNIAAKEGGGLWNNQGVMTINGTTISGNDARGDLVPADATAGTSVQIVGGGGIFAEDGNGSVVINEGTVIANNVATGVQGSGGGILMATGTTLTINGSEASPVEINNNSASRAGGGIEDWSLSANENTMTNVNFSGNTVGVDATDFTANGGPGNGGAIHVTGPGDNVITGGTVDGNTAANEGGGFWNGSGTMSVSGTTIINNIAAGNDTEVAGAAGGGGLFNEGGTLNVTNNTTVSNNSATGAQSTGGGILNAAGVLVVSDSEISSNESNRAGGGIETNGESSVELNNVTLDSNFTGVVTGMGAPGNGGGLHVSGAAPVTINGGTVNNNIAAKEGGGLWNNQGVMTINGTTISSNDARGDLVPADATAGTSVQIVGGGGIFAEDGAGSVVINEGTVISNNMATGVQGSGGGILMATGTTLTINGSEASPVEINNNSASRAGGGIEDWTLDTNSNTLTNVNFTGNSVGLDVDSDSDSDTGFTANGGPGNGGAIHVTGPGSNTITNASVDGNLAAAEGGGFWNGSGTMTVSDSDFNANIASGDAADNGGGALFNNGGTMNIENVEATGNLANGASGSGGAFFSTNGLIEMENVSFTGNSANRAGGAIEVIDGQVNINNSDISGNDVNGTAGTAAPGNGGALHISGSTDVTIENSTINNNVAASEGGALWNQRNSTLTVINSTLDGNSTEGTAADTGGGAIFNNGGDTEVLNSTISNNTSASNGGGISNQEGDLTVDLSTIAQNEATLDGGGIYNAGSSATLRAVTVGRNTAGGTGGGLASDAGIFTINSTLVAENEASSDFNVSRVTSADYNLIEIDDLGSFTAMSNDIVGSVEDPEFGSLGELQDNGGDNFTLALLNGTRAQDAGDPSLTFNDQIGQANFGARDIGSFESQATLSIDEVGSALAGLRLYPNPSIDGQVSIELPVQLDTTASYQVIDMTGKQIQANSLQSGVNNLQLGNLATGIYIVRINAANQSQSLKLIKK; from the coding sequence ATGAAAAAAAATACTTCAAAGCTGTTGACATTTCTGTTCGTGGTTTTTGTTTCAGCTGGGCTTCAGGCTCAGGTAGTTACCAAAACCGTGGATGATAATACAGACGGCACGTTAAGAAACGAGATTGCTGATGCCGGCATAGGCGGCACGGTGACCTTTGATCCTTCTATTGCAGGACAGACCATCAATGTTACCCAAGGACCTATTGAAGTAGGGACTTTAGGTAATATTAGCATAGAAGGCCTTAATGGTGAGAGCAGGACCACTATCGCTGGTACTTCTTCAAATCGCATTTTCAATATTGATGCGACTGTGGCCAGTATCATAAATCTTTCTGATTTGAATTTCACATCAGGTACAGCATCAAGTGGTGGTGCCATACAAGTGAGCGGTGCCACAACGGTCCTAAACTTGAATAATACAGACTTTACCGGTAATACAGCGACCGGTAATGCCGCAACTGAAGGTGGTGGTGCTATTTTCAACAACGGTGCTGTGGTGAACGTTTCCGGTTCTTCTCAATTTGAATCAAATGCTGCAACCGGTACTGCTGGTAGCGGTGGTGCGATTCTCAATTCATCAGCTGGAGTTCTTTCTATTGATGGCGCGACCTTCAACTTAAATTCTTCACAACGTGCTGGTGGCGCTATAGAAGATAACGCTAATAGCGGTGCAGTTATCGTTGTAGATAATTCCACTTTCTCTAGTAATAATGCAGGATCTAGTCCTGGTAATGGTGGTGCATTACATATTACCGGCTCTTCTTCATACACCTTCAACGGCGGTCTAATTGATGCAAATATTGCTGGCAAAGAAGGTGGTGGTCTATGGAATGGATCTGGAGTTCTTACAATTAATGGTGCTACCATATCGAATAATGATGCACAAGGAGACTTAGTACCAGCTGATGCTACAGCAGGAACATCAGTACAAATTGTTGGTGGTGGCGGAATTTTTGCCAACGACGGTCCTGGATCTGTTGTGATCAATGAAGGAACTATCATTTCTAACAATGTCGCTACAGGAGTACAAGGTTCTGGTGGTGGTATTTTAATGGCCACAGGAACAACCTTGACTATCAATGGAAGTGGCGATAATCCAGTAGAAATCAATAATAACAGCGCCAGTAGAGCTGGTGGTGGTATTGAAGACTGGTCGCTAGATGCAAACGCTAACACACTTACCAATGTGAATTTCTCTGGAAATACCGCTGGTGCTGACGCGACAGGTTTTACCGCTAATGGCGGCCCTGGAAACGGTGGTGCTATTCACGTGACTGGACCTGGAGACAATGTTATCACAGGCGGTACGGTTGACGGTAATACGGCTGCCAATGAAGGTGGTGGATTCTGGAATGGATCTGGAACCATGAGCGTTTCTGGAACTACAATCACAAACAACATCGCTGCAGGTAATGATACTGAAGTTGCTGGTGCTGCTGGTGGTGGTGGACTTTTCAATGAAGGCGGTACTCTAAATGTTACCAACAATACAACAGTTTCTAACAACAGCGCTACTGGAGCACAATCAACTGGTGGTGGAATTTTAAACGCTGCTGGAGTTTTGGTAGTAAGTGATTCTGAGATTTCTGGCAATGAATCAAATCGCGCTGGTGGTGGTATTGAGACTAATGGAGACAGTTCTGTAGAACTTAACAATGTAACTCTTGATTCAAACTTTACCGGTGTTGTAACTGGTATGGGCGCGCCAGGCAATGGTGGTGGACTGCACGTGAGTGGTGCTGCACCTGTAACCATTAATGGTGGTACGGTTAATAACAATATCGCTGCCAAAGAAGGTGGTGGATTATGGAACAATCAAGGTGTCATGACTATTAATGGAACAACCATTTCTGGTAATGATGCTCGTGGCGATCTTGTACCAGCAGATGCAACCGCAGGAACATCAGTACAAATCGTTGGTGGTGGTGGAATCTTTGCTGAAGATGGCAATGGATCTGTTGTGATCAATGAAGGAACCGTCATTGCTAACAATGTAGCAACTGGAGTTCAAGGTTCTGGTGGTGGTATTTTAATGGCCACAGGAACAACACTAACAATTAACGGTAGTGAAGCGAGTCCTGTAGAAATCAATAACAATAGCGCCAGTAGAGCTGGTGGTGGTATTGAAGACTGGTCTTTGAGTGCCAATGAAAATACCATGACGAATGTGAATTTCTCTGGCAATACCGTTGGTGTTGACGCGACAGATTTTACCGCTAATGGCGGCCCTGGAAACGGTGGTGCTATTCACGTGACTGGACCTGGAGATAATGTTATCACAGGCGGTACGGTTGACGGTAATACAGCAGCGAATGAAGGTGGTGGATTCTGGAATGGATCTGGAACCATGAGCGTTTCTGGAACTACAATCATAAACAATATTGCTGCAGGTAATGATACTGAAGTTGCTGGTGCTGCTGGTGGTGGTGGACTTTTCAATGAAGGCGGTACTCTTAATGTTACCAACAATACAACCGTTTCTAACAACAGCGCTACTGGAGCACAATCAACTGGTGGTGGAATTTTAAACGCTGCTGGAGTTTTGGTAGTGAGTGATTCTGAGATTTCAAGTAACGAGTCAAATCGTGCTGGTGGTGGTATTGAGACTAATGGCGAAAGTTCTGTAGAACTTAACAATGTAACTCTTGATTCAAACTTTACCGGTGTTGTAACTGGTATGGGCGCACCAGGTAATGGTGGTGGACTCCACGTGAGTGGAGCAGCACCTGTAACCATTAATGGTGGTACGGTTAATAACAACATCGCTGCCAAAGAAGGTGGTGGACTATGGAACAATCAAGGTGTCATGACTATTAATGGAACAACCATTTCTAGTAATGATGCTCGTGGCGATCTTGTCCCAGCCGATGCGACCGCAGGAACCTCAGTACAGATAGTCGGTGGTGGTGGAATCTTTGCTGAAGATGGAGCTGGATCTGTCGTGATCAATGAAGGAACCGTCATTTCTAACAATATGGCAACTGGAGTACAAGGTTCTGGTGGTGGTATTTTAATGGCCACAGGAACTACACTAACAATCAATGGTAGTGAAGCTAGTCCGGTAGAAATCAATAACAACAGCGCCAGTAGAGCTGGTGGTGGTATTGAAGACTGGACGTTGGACACAAACTCAAACACACTTACCAACGTTAATTTTACAGGTAATTCTGTAGGACTAGATGTTGATAGTGACAGTGATAGCGATACTGGTTTTACCGCAAACGGTGGTCCTGGTAACGGTGGTGCGATTCACGTCACTGGCCCAGGAAGCAATACGATTACAAATGCATCTGTTGACGGTAATCTAGCGGCTGCCGAAGGTGGTGGTTTCTGGAATGGATCTGGTACCATGACGGTATCTGACAGTGACTTTAACGCCAACATCGCTTCCGGTGATGCTGCAGACAATGGTGGTGGTGCATTATTCAATAACGGTGGTACCATGAATATTGAAAACGTTGAGGCCACGGGAAATCTCGCTAATGGAGCATCTGGTTCTGGTGGTGCTTTTTTCAGTACTAATGGGCTAATAGAAATGGAGAATGTATCCTTTACTGGAAACTCAGCCAATAGAGCTGGTGGAGCCATTGAGGTTATTGATGGTCAGGTTAATATCAATAATTCAGATATTTCTGGTAATGACGTCAATGGAACAGCTGGAACGGCTGCTCCTGGTAATGGCGGCGCGCTGCATATAAGTGGTAGCACAGATGTGACTATTGAAAACAGTACGATTAACAATAATGTTGCTGCATCAGAAGGTGGCGCGTTGTGGAATCAAAGAAATAGCACACTAACTGTTATCAACTCGACTCTAGATGGCAATAGTACAGAAGGTACAGCGGCAGATACTGGTGGTGGTGCAATTTTTAACAACGGTGGTGATACAGAGGTACTCAATAGTACTATCTCAAACAACACCAGTGCCTCAAACGGTGGTGGTATATCCAATCAGGAAGGAGACCTTACGGTTGACCTATCAACGATTGCTCAAAACGAAGCTACCCTAGATGGTGGTGGAATTTACAACGCTGGCTCTAGTGCTACTTTGAGAGCTGTCACAGTAGGTCGTAATACGGCTGGTGGTACTGGTGGTGGACTAGCGTCTGATGCTGGTATCTTTACTATCAACAGTACTTTGGTTGCTGAAAATGAAGCATCTTCTGATTTCAATGTCTCTCGAGTTACATCTGCTGATTATAACTTGATTGAAATTGATGACCTAGGCAGCTTTACCGCGATGTCAAATGATATTGTGGGTAGTGTTGAGGATCCAGAATTTGGTTCTCTAGGCGAACTGCAAGATAATGGTGGCGACAATTTCACGCTAGCCTTGCTTAACGGTACCAGAGCTCAAGACGCTGGTGATCCATCGTTGACATTCAACGATCAGATAGGACAAGCTAATTTTGGAGCACGCGATATAGGTTCTTTTGAATCTCAAGCTACCTTATCGATTGATGAAGTAGGTAGTGCGCTCGCAGGATTGAGACTTTATCCTAATCCTAGCATCGATGGTCAGGTAAGCATTGAATTGCCTGTACAATTAGATACTACAGCTTCTTATCAAGTGATAGATATGACAGGAAAGCAGATTCAGGCAAATAGTCTACAATCTGGTGTAAATAACCTACAGCTAGGTAATCTAGCAACTGGAATTTACATCGTGCGCATCAATGCAGCCAATCAATCCCAAAGCTTGAAATTGATCAAGAAATAA
- the clpB gene encoding ATP-dependent chaperone ClpB translates to MNINNLTIKSQEAIQQAQQLAQENKQAQIENSHLLKAITMVDENVITFLFKKLNINLGLVSNLLDSQIKSLPTVEGGDLQMSRETSRVINNAMSLANKMGDEFVSIEHLLLSMVDGKSKTAQILKDQGLKIKELEKAIEELRQGNKVTSQSAEETYNSLSKYAKNLNQLADQGKLDPVIGRDEEIRRILQILSRRTKNNPMLVGEPGVGKTAIAEGLAHRIVAGDVPENLKNKQIFSLDMGALIAGAKYKGEFEERLKAVIKEVTGSDGDIVLFIDEIHTLVGAGGGQGAMDAANILKPALARGELRAIGATTLDEYQKYFEKDKALERRFQKVQVNEPDTESAISILRGIKDKYETHHKVRIKDDAIIGAVELSQRYITSRFLPDKAIDLMDEAAAKLRMEINSKPEELDVLDRKIMQIEIEIEAIKREKDEVKLKTLHSELANLKEQRNELNAQWENEKEVIDNIQAVKTDIETYKAEAERAERDGDYGKVAELRYGKIKESQEKLENLQQQVADTDQETALVQEEVTYDDIAEVVAKWTGIPVTKMLQSEREKLLKLEDELHKRVVGQEEAIAAVSDAVRRSRAGLQDQKKPVGSFLFLGTTGVGKTELAKALADYLFNDDNAMTRIDMSEYQERHSVSRLVGAPPGYVGYDEGGQLTEAVRRKPYSVVLLDEIEKAHPDTFNILLQVLDEGRLTDNKGRVADFKNAIIIMTSNMGAEIIQEKFENFEGNIESVIEATKIEVVGALKQRVRPEFINRIDDIVMFTPLNKNEIEQIVELQVKGVARMLNQQGIVIDTTQEAVQLLARNGYEPQYGARPVKRVLQKLILNELSKKILAGEINSEDVILIDAFENQIVFRNENKTVDVE, encoded by the coding sequence ATGAACATAAATAATCTAACTATAAAATCGCAAGAAGCGATACAACAAGCGCAGCAACTTGCACAAGAGAATAAACAAGCACAGATTGAGAATTCACATTTACTTAAGGCCATCACGATGGTCGATGAGAATGTTATTACATTTTTATTTAAAAAGTTGAATATCAATCTAGGTTTAGTTTCCAATCTATTGGATAGCCAAATCAAATCTCTGCCTACTGTAGAAGGTGGTGATCTTCAAATGTCAAGAGAAACAAGTCGTGTCATAAATAACGCAATGTCACTCGCCAATAAGATGGGTGATGAGTTTGTGTCGATTGAACATTTGCTTTTGAGTATGGTAGATGGCAAGTCAAAAACTGCCCAAATACTAAAAGATCAAGGTCTAAAAATCAAAGAACTGGAAAAAGCCATTGAAGAATTGAGACAAGGAAACAAGGTGACCTCACAAAGCGCAGAGGAAACCTACAATAGCCTTTCTAAATATGCCAAAAATCTGAATCAGCTGGCTGATCAAGGCAAACTAGATCCAGTTATAGGTCGTGATGAAGAAATACGTAGGATATTACAGATCCTTTCAAGGAGAACAAAGAACAATCCTATGCTGGTAGGTGAACCTGGTGTAGGTAAGACTGCCATTGCTGAAGGTCTTGCACACCGTATTGTCGCTGGTGATGTTCCTGAAAATCTAAAAAATAAGCAGATCTTCTCTCTTGATATGGGAGCGCTCATCGCTGGAGCAAAATATAAAGGTGAGTTTGAAGAAAGATTAAAAGCGGTTATCAAAGAGGTAACTGGTAGCGATGGCGACATCGTATTATTTATCGATGAGATTCACACACTAGTAGGTGCTGGTGGTGGTCAAGGTGCGATGGATGCGGCAAATATCCTGAAACCTGCACTGGCTCGAGGCGAGCTTAGAGCCATAGGTGCCACTACCCTAGACGAGTACCAGAAGTACTTTGAGAAAGACAAGGCTTTGGAACGCCGCTTCCAGAAGGTTCAGGTAAATGAACCAGATACTGAAAGCGCCATATCCATTCTGCGTGGTATCAAGGATAAATATGAGACACACCACAAGGTGCGTATTAAGGACGACGCTATCATAGGTGCGGTAGAATTATCACAGCGATACATTACAAGTCGATTCTTGCCAGATAAAGCGATTGACTTGATGGATGAGGCTGCAGCAAAACTACGTATGGAAATTAATTCCAAGCCTGAAGAATTGGATGTGTTGGATCGCAAGATCATGCAAATCGAGATTGAAATTGAGGCCATAAAGCGTGAAAAGGATGAGGTCAAACTCAAGACGCTACACAGTGAACTAGCAAATCTCAAGGAACAGCGCAACGAGCTCAACGCACAATGGGAAAATGAAAAGGAAGTTATTGACAACATTCAAGCGGTCAAGACCGATATCGAGACCTATAAAGCAGAAGCCGAAAGAGCAGAACGTGATGGTGACTACGGTAAGGTAGCAGAGCTGCGTTATGGTAAAATCAAAGAAAGTCAGGAGAAATTAGAAAATCTGCAACAACAGGTTGCAGATACTGATCAGGAAACAGCTTTGGTACAAGAAGAAGTTACCTATGATGATATCGCCGAGGTGGTAGCTAAATGGACTGGCATACCAGTCACTAAAATGCTACAAAGCGAGCGAGAAAAGCTATTGAAACTTGAAGATGAATTACACAAGCGTGTAGTGGGTCAGGAAGAAGCGATTGCTGCTGTAAGTGATGCCGTAAGACGCAGTCGCGCTGGTTTACAGGATCAGAAAAAGCCCGTTGGCTCGTTCCTTTTCCTAGGTACTACCGGTGTTGGAAAAACCGAGCTTGCTAAAGCCCTTGCAGATTATCTTTTCAATGATGACAATGCGATGACACGTATTGATATGAGCGAGTATCAAGAACGTCACAGCGTGAGCCGTCTAGTAGGTGCGCCACCAGGATATGTTGGGTATGACGAAGGCGGCCAGTTGACTGAGGCTGTGCGTCGCAAACCGTATTCAGTAGTGTTGCTGGACGAGATAGAAAAGGCACATCCTGACACCTTCAACATTTTATTGCAAGTACTGGATGAAGGACGGCTTACTGATAATAAAGGCCGTGTGGCAGATTTCAAGAACGCCATCATCATCATGACCTCCAACATGGGTGCTGAAATCATACAAGAGAAGTTTGAAAACTTTGAGGGAAACATTGAGTCAGTCATTGAAGCTACTAAGATTGAAGTAGTAGGCGCCCTAAAACAGCGAGTGCGACCAGAATTCATCAATAGGATTGATGATATCGTGATGTTCACGCCACTCAATAAGAATGAGATTGAGCAGATTGTAGAATTGCAAGTAAAAGGAGTTGCAAGAATGCTAAATCAACAAGGCATTGTGATTGACACCACGCAAGAAGCTGTTCAACTATTGGCGAGGAATGGTTACGAACCACAATATGGTGCAAGACCTGTAAAGCGCGTACTACAAAAGCTAATACTCAACGAGCTTTCCAAGAAGATTCTTGCAGGCGAAATAAATTCTGAAGATGTGATCCTTATTGATGCCTTTGAAAACCAGATTGTTTTTAGGAATGAGAACAAAACAGTAGATGTAGAATAG
- a CDS encoding M48 family metallopeptidase: protein MKITRISLVAAMLLLFSCKTNVFTGERTLNFVSNEQIFPAAFAQYDQVLEQSTVERETAEARMVKRVGQNIKVAAERWLNALGHPEYLDGYNWEYNLIKDDQVNAWAMPGGKIAFYTGILPIAQEETGVAVIMGHEVAHALANHGAQRMSRQQAASIVGTGVAVAASGRSQTTQQIIGQAYGLGAQYGAILPFSRKNEQEADKIGLILTAIAGYDPDEGARLWERMKANSAQNGQEAPPEFLSTHPSYDTRIQNLRKLAPIAKAEAAKYGVTTFK, encoded by the coding sequence ATGAAAATTACCCGTATATCACTAGTAGCAGCCATGTTGCTGCTGTTTTCTTGTAAGACAAATGTCTTTACAGGAGAACGTACTTTAAACTTTGTCTCTAACGAGCAAATTTTTCCAGCTGCCTTTGCTCAATATGATCAAGTATTAGAGCAAAGTACGGTAGAGAGAGAAACCGCCGAGGCAAGAATGGTAAAAAGAGTAGGTCAAAATATAAAGGTAGCAGCAGAGCGTTGGTTGAATGCCTTGGGACATCCTGAATATTTAGATGGATATAACTGGGAATACAATCTCATCAAGGATGATCAAGTCAACGCTTGGGCCATGCCAGGTGGTAAAATTGCCTTTTACACAGGAATCCTTCCTATCGCTCAAGAAGAAACAGGCGTTGCGGTAATTATGGGACATGAGGTAGCTCACGCACTAGCAAATCACGGTGCACAGCGTATGAGTAGACAACAAGCGGCATCTATCGTAGGTACTGGTGTTGCGGTAGCTGCTAGCGGTCGCAGCCAGACTACACAACAAATTATCGGACAAGCCTATGGACTAGGTGCACAATATGGTGCAATTCTTCCTTTCTCAAGAAAAAACGAGCAGGAAGCAGATAAAATAGGTTTGATTTTAACAGCAATAGCAGGTTATGATCCTGATGAAGGCGCGAGATTGTGGGAACGTATGAAAGCAAATTCAGCTCAAAATGGTCAAGAGGCACCGCCGGAATTTCTAAGCACGCACCCTTCTTATGATACTCGCATTCAGAATTTGAGAAAGTTAGCACCAATTGCCAAAGCAGAAGCAGCGAAATATGGAGTGACAACTTTCAAGTAG